In the genome of Pseudonocardia cypriaca, the window TCGCCGACTACGACGCGCGTGCCGTCGCCAAGGACGTCGAGGCGATGGCCGACATGGCGCACTTCCCGATCACCGTCGTCACGAACGACTCGGCCGGGAACGGCGTCACGCAGGTGTGGGACCGGGAGGCGTTCGTGCGGGCGATGACCGCCGCGACGCAGGGCGACCTCGGCGACCTCACGATGGAGAACCAGCGGCGGCCGACGTTCCTGAACCGGGACCTCGCCGTGGTCGTCACGGACTCGACGGTGACCGTCGGCGACCAGGTCCGGCACCTGCGCTACGCCGACGTGATGGTGAAGTCGGCCGGCGAATGGCGCTTCACCAGCATGATCCAGGGCGGTTGGGGCGACATGCTGAAGGAGTTCTCGTAGTCGCTGGCACAATCGAGGGGACATGACTGCCCTTCCCCTCGTTTTCGACGCGCCTCGACGCGCCCTGCCGCCGCGGCACCTCGCCGACCTCGACCCGGCCGACCGCCGGGCCGTGGTCGGTGAGCTCGGCCTCCCCGGCTTCCGCGCCGACCAGGTCGCCCGCCACTACTTCGGTCGGCTCACCGCCGACGTCGACGCGATGACCGACCTGCCGGCGGCCGCCCGCGACACCCTGCGCGAGCTGCTGCCGCCGCTGGTCACGCCCGTTCTCGAGCAGGCCTGCGACGACGGCACCACCCGCAAGACGCTCTGGAAGGGCCACGACGGCACGCGCGCCGAGTCTGTGCTGATGGGCTACCCGGACCGCGCGACCGTGTGCGTGTCGAGCCAGGCCGGCTGCGGGATGGCGTGCCCGTTCTGCGCCACGGGCCAGGGTGGTCTGCAGCGCAACCTCTCCACCGGGGAGATCGTCGAGCAGGTGCGGCAGGCCGCCGCCGCGGCCCGCGACGGCGCGCTGGGCACCCCGACGCGACTGTCCAACGTCGTGTTCATGGGGATGGGTGAGCCGCTCGCCAACTACAAGCGAGTGGTCGCGGCCGTCCGGCGGATCACGGCGCCGTCGCCGGACGGGCTCGGGATCTCCGCCCGCGGCGTCACCGTCTCCACGGTGGGGCTGGTCCCGGCGATCGACAAGCTGGTCGCCGAGGGGCTTCCGGTCACCCTCGCCGTGTCGCTGCACACGCCCGACGACGAGCTCCGCGACACGCTCGTGCCGGTCAACAACCGCTGGAAGGTCGCCGAGGTGCTCGACGCCGCCCGGCGCTACGCGCAGGCCACGGGGCGGCGGGTGTCGATCGAGTACGCGCTGATCCGCGACGTCAACGACCACGCGTGGCGCGCCGACCTGCTCGGGAAGCTGCTGCGCCAGCACATCGGCCAGTCGCGCGTGCACGTCAACCTGATCCCGCTCAACCCCACGCCCGGCAGCAAGTGGGACGCCTCGCCGCGCCGGGTGCAGGACGAGTTCGTCGCCCGCGTGCAGGCGGCAGGCATCGCGTGCACCGTGCGGGACACGCGGGGGCGGGAGATCGCGGCCGCCTGCGGGCAGCTGGCGGCGTCGGAGGCCTGAGCGGGTCGGCTAGCGGCGCACCCCGCGCCGCGTGGCGAAGCCGACGGCGAGCCGGTACGCGGTGGTCGAGGGCGGCAGGCGGTGCCCCGTCCGCGTGTGCGGGGCGTAGACGGCCTTCCCGCTCGGGCCGACGTCCAGCCACCCCGTGAACACGTGCTGGTGCTGGCCGATGACGTGCCGGGTGAAGGCGTGGGCGGTGAGGCCGGCGCGGCGCCCGCCGGCGGGGAGCAGGCCCGCGGGGGCGTCGAGCAGCAGACCGCCGCCCGTCACGCCGGCCAGGCTCACCGTGACGACGCACGGGAGCCCGTCGCCGTCCACCCAACCGAGGACCGGGTCGGGGAGGCTCTTGATCGCAGCGGCCGCCTTCCGGTGGTCGATCCGCGGCCCGGTGCCGCGCGCCGGTGGGGACTGGGCAGGTGCGGGCGGCGGGGACGCCGCGCCGAGGACGCACGGTTCGCCGCGGCAGGTGAGGTCGGGCCAGACCGTCGCCCTGCTCGTGGCCACGGTGATCTCCGAGCGGGTGTGGTAGACGCGCAGCCAGTGCCGCCAGAGCGCACCGGTGGGCCGGGCGCCGTCGGCGCGGTCCCACGCCTCGCCGAGGTGGGAGGGGTAGTCCTCGATGGGGTCGGACACGGACGCCGGGCCCTGCAGGAGGACGAACTCGGGGCGGTCCGTCGCGCTGTGGGCGCGGGTGTGGAACGCGAGTGCGACCCGGGGATCGGCGCGGATGCGCTGGAGCTTGCGGGGTGCGCCGATCGAGCTGTTGACGGTCACCGTCGCAGCGGTGCGGTCCCGGCAGCGGAAGTTGGTGAGCGGGGTCAGCACGACACCCGCGGCCGGGGTGCGGTGCGCGAGGACGACGACCTGGTCGCCCCCCACGATGTCGTCGACCTCGTCGGACCAGCGGAGCGCCATCAGCCGAGACTTGCCGTCTCGGCAAAATTTGCCAAGACTGCCGGTCTCGTCATCTAGGGTGTGCGTCGTGGCACGCGAGAAGCCCGCAGCTCGGGCCCACACGGGTCGGCGTCGCAACGAGGCCGCCCGGCTGGCGATCCTGCGTTCGGTCGCCCGCGCGGTCGAGGAGGGCGCCACCCTCGACCAGCTGACGATCGACCGGATCGCCGCAGGCGCGGGTGTCGGGCGGCAGACGATCTACCGGTGGTGGCCGTCGAAGGGTGCGGTGCTGGCGGAGGCGATGGCGGACAGCGCCCAGCGGCTCGCTCCGCGGCCCGACTCCGGCTCGCTCCGCGACGACCTGCGGCTCTTCCTCGCGGCCACGTTCGACGTCGCGGGCCGGGAGCCGGTGGTCGGCCTGCTGCGGTCGGTCGCGGCTGAGGCCCAGCGCGATCCGGCGACAGCGGCCGCACTGGCCGAGTTCGCGGGTGCGCGGCGTGCCGAGCTGGTCGCCATCCTGGACGCAGCCCGCAACCGCGGCGAGGTGCACCGCGACGCCGACGCGGAGCTGCTGGCCGAGCAGGCGTTCGGCCTGCTGTGGTATCGGATCGCGGTGAGCGGGGAGCCGGTCGACCCGGCGCTGGCGCAGCGCCTCGCCGCGGGGCTGCTGGCGCAGGTCGGTGGACGGGAGGCGGCTACTTGACGTCCAGGACGTCGGCGAGGTCGAACTTGATCGGCCGCTCCAGCTGCTCGTACGTGCACGACTCCGGGGCGCGGTCCGTGCGCCAGCGCACGAACTGGGCGGTGTGGCGGAACCGGTCGCCCTCCATGTAGTCGTAGCGGACCTCGACCACGCGCTCGGGCCGCAGCGGCACGAACGACAGGTCCTTGCCCGCGTTCCAGCGGCTGGTCTCGTTCTTGCGCGGGGTGCGCTCGCCCTGCTCGTAGGCTGCCCAGTTCCACGGGTGCTCGTCGAACGTGGTGACGAGCGGCTGCAGCTCGGTGAGCAGCTGCCGGCGGGTGGCCATCGGGAACGCCCCGACCACGCCGATCGAGTTGAGCACTCCGCGGTCGTCGTAGAGGCCGAGCAGCAGCGAGCCGAGCGCGTCCGGGCCGGACTTGTGCACCCGGTAGCCGGCCACCACGCAGTCGGCCGTGCGCTCGTGCTTGATCTTGCTCATCACGCGCTTGTCCGGCTGGTAGGGCAGGTCGAGCTTCTTCGCGATGAGCCCGTCGAGCCCTGCGCCCTCGAACTGCTGGAACCACTCGCGAGCGGTGTCGAGGTCGCGGGTGACCGGCGTGAGGTGGATCGGTGGCGCCGCGTCGGCGAACGCCTCCTCCAGCAGGGCGCGCCGTTCGGCGAAGGGTCGCTCGGTGAGGTCCTCGTCGCCCAGCGCCAGCAGGTCGAAGGCGATGAAGCTCGCCGGCGTCTGCTCGGCCAGGAGGTTCACGCGGCTCGCGGCGGGGTGGATGCGCTGCTGCAGCGCGTCGAAGTCGAGGGTGTTGCGGGCGGTGTCGGCCACCACGATCTCCCCGTCGACGACCGCCCGATCGGGGAAGTTCGCCAGGATGGCTTCGACGACCTCGGGGAAGTAGCGGGTCATCGGCCGCTCGTTGCGGCTGCCGATCTCCACCTCGTCGCCGTCGCGGAAGATGATCGAACGGAACCCGTCCCACTTGGGTTCGTAGCTCTGACCAGCGGGGATGTCGCCGATCGGCTTGGCGAGCATCGGCGCGACTGGCGGCATGACCGGGAGCTTCACGGACGCAAGTCTGCCGCATAACCCGTAGACGTAAAGGGTATGCATGACTCATGCATGACACGAGGAGGACGGCGAACCTGCTCGGGGCGACCGCGCTGGCCGTCACCGACCTCGCGCTGGGTGGAGCCACCGCGGCGGCCGGGGTGAGCGGAAGCGGGGCGGCCGCGCTGGTCGTACTGTGCGCCGACCCCGGGATCAGCGTCACCGAGCTGGGCAGGCGGGTCGGGCTGACGCAGTCGGCCGCGGCGCGGATGGTCGACGCGCTCGCCGCGCGTGGGCTCGTCGAGCGGCGGCCGACGCTGGGGAAGTGGGTGGCGGTGCACCCGACGGCCGCGGGCCGGGCGGCGTCGGCGGACCTGCTGGACGCGCGCGGTCAGCGGCTCACCACCCTGGTCGCCGCGCTCTCGCCTGCCGACCAGGAGGCGCTCACGAGCGTGCTGGAGCGGTTGCTGCGGGCGCTCTACGGAGAGGTCGGCAGCTCGGAGCTGGTCTGCCGGCTGTGCGACCGGCCCTGCTGCACCGAGGCGGGTGCGATCTGCCCGGTGGGGCAGGCCGAGCGGGACGCGGCGGATGGGTGAGGCACTCGCCCTCGCCGCGGCGCTGTGCTTCGGGATCACCGACTTCGTCAGCGCGCTGCTCGCCCGCCGCGTGCACAGCGCCGCGGTCGCGCTCGTCGCCCAGCTGGGCGGGACGGCACTGATCGTCGGCGCGGCCCTGCTCGTCCCGAACCCGTCGGTCACGGCGGCGGCGCTCGGGTGGGGTGCCCTGTCGGGGGTCGGCACCGGGATCGGGGTCGTGTTCCTGTTCCGCGGGATGGGGGTCGGGAAGCTCGCGGTCGTCGTCCCGTTGAGCGACGTCGCGGGCGTCGTCGTGCCGGTGCTCGTCGGCGTGTTGCTGCTGGGCGAACGGCCCTCGGCGCTGTGCTGGCTGGGGATCGTCGTCGCCGCCCCGGCGCTCTGGCTGGTCACCCGCGTGGCCCGCGGACGGCCAAGCGCGCGGGGGAGCGTCGACGGGCTCGTCTCGGGGCTCGGGTTCGCGCTCCAGTTCGTCGCGCTCGCGCCGGTCGACCCGGCCGCAGGGCTCTGGCCGCTGGTCGCGAGCCGCATCGCCTCCGTCGCCACGATCCTGCCGGTGGCCGCCCGGGCCCCGCTGCGGATGCCGCGGCGGCTGGCGCTCGCAGCGCTCGGCAGCGGGGCGGTCGGGACCCTTGCCATCACCTGCTACACGCTCGCCACCCGCGAGCAGCTGCTCGCGGTCGCCGTCGTGCTGGCGGCGCTGTACCCGGTGGTGCCCGTGCTGCTGGGG includes:
- a CDS encoding ATP-dependent DNA ligase, yielding MKLPVMPPVAPMLAKPIGDIPAGQSYEPKWDGFRSIIFRDGDEVEIGSRNERPMTRYFPEVVEAILANFPDRAVVDGEIVVADTARNTLDFDALQQRIHPAASRVNLLAEQTPASFIAFDLLALGDEDLTERPFAERRALLEEAFADAAPPIHLTPVTRDLDTAREWFQQFEGAGLDGLIAKKLDLPYQPDKRVMSKIKHERTADCVVAGYRVHKSGPDALGSLLLGLYDDRGVLNSIGVVGAFPMATRRQLLTELQPLVTTFDEHPWNWAAYEQGERTPRKNETSRWNAGKDLSFVPLRPERVVEVRYDYMEGDRFRHTAQFVRWRTDRAPESCTYEQLERPIKFDLADVLDVK
- a CDS encoding EamA family transporter, whose product is MGEALALAAALCFGITDFVSALLARRVHSAAVALVAQLGGTALIVGAALLVPNPSVTAAALGWGALSGVGTGIGVVFLFRGMGVGKLAVVVPLSDVAGVVVPVLVGVLLLGERPSALCWLGIVVAAPALWLVTRVARGRPSARGSVDGLVSGLGFALQFVALAPVDPAAGLWPLVASRIASVATILPVAARAPLRMPRRLALAALGSGAVGTLAITCYTLATREQLLAVAVVLAALYPVVPVLLGITVLRERLTRRQAAGLGLAGAAVGLIALA
- a CDS encoding DUF4440 domain-containing protein; its protein translation is MSQSPITDAGFGPAEQDTEDLLAWFADYDARAVAKDVEAMADMAHFPITVVTNDSAGNGVTQVWDREAFVRAMTAATQGDLGDLTMENQRRPTFLNRDLAVVVTDSTVTVGDQVRHLRYADVMVKSAGEWRFTSMIQGGWGDMLKEFS
- a CDS encoding TetR/AcrR family transcriptional regulator, which encodes MAREKPAARAHTGRRRNEAARLAILRSVARAVEEGATLDQLTIDRIAAGAGVGRQTIYRWWPSKGAVLAEAMADSAQRLAPRPDSGSLRDDLRLFLAATFDVAGREPVVGLLRSVAAEAQRDPATAAALAEFAGARRAELVAILDAARNRGEVHRDADAELLAEQAFGLLWYRIAVSGEPVDPALAQRLAAGLLAQVGGREAAT
- a CDS encoding MarR family winged helix-turn-helix transcriptional regulator; translation: MHDTRRTANLLGATALAVTDLALGGATAAAGVSGSGAAALVVLCADPGISVTELGRRVGLTQSAAARMVDALAARGLVERRPTLGKWVAVHPTAAGRAASADLLDARGQRLTTLVAALSPADQEALTSVLERLLRALYGEVGSSELVCRLCDRPCCTEAGAICPVGQAERDAADG
- the rlmN gene encoding 23S rRNA (adenine(2503)-C(2))-methyltransferase RlmN, which encodes MTALPLVFDAPRRALPPRHLADLDPADRRAVVGELGLPGFRADQVARHYFGRLTADVDAMTDLPAAARDTLRELLPPLVTPVLEQACDDGTTRKTLWKGHDGTRAESVLMGYPDRATVCVSSQAGCGMACPFCATGQGGLQRNLSTGEIVEQVRQAAAAARDGALGTPTRLSNVVFMGMGEPLANYKRVVAAVRRITAPSPDGLGISARGVTVSTVGLVPAIDKLVAEGLPVTLAVSLHTPDDELRDTLVPVNNRWKVAEVLDAARRYAQATGRRVSIEYALIRDVNDHAWRADLLGKLLRQHIGQSRVHVNLIPLNPTPGSKWDASPRRVQDEFVARVQAAGIACTVRDTRGREIAAACGQLAASEA